A single window of Sphaerodactylus townsendi isolate TG3544 linkage group LG03, MPM_Stown_v2.3, whole genome shotgun sequence DNA harbors:
- the LOC125429595 gene encoding probable peptidyl-tRNA hydrolase 2 yields MGDWRQSPKRASLLVIGKGWHGRVVLIGRHWSKKANRRAERRQPQRMESQPLVSESGVDETLVAPLVELGIPEAEARRALALTGGRSAEAAAQLYFGSGLDSQEEDDAQGADYFKMVFVVNMELSMGTGKIAAQVGHAAIGLFQLMQEKSTQKDMTAQWEEHGAKKVVLQGSSTDQLLEMHALALSLELPTYLVQDAGRTQVPTGSHTVLAIMGEEEMVNMVTGKLKLLN; encoded by the exons ATGGGCGACTGGCGCCAGTCTCCGAAACGGGCAAGCTTATTGGTTATTGGGAAAGGATGGCATGGGCGGGTAGTTTTGATTGGACGGCACTGGTCGAAAAAAGCCAATAGGAGGGCAGAGCGCCGCCAGCCGCAAAGAATGGAGTCGCAGCCTCTGGTTTCGGAGTCGGGCGTCGATGAGACCCTCGTGGCGCCCCTGGTGGAACTGGGGATCCCCGAAGCTGAAGCGCGGAGG gCTCTGGCTCTCACCGGTGGTCGATCCGCTGAAGCGGCCGCGCAGCTGTATTTCGGGAGTGGCCTGGATTCCCAG GAAGAAGATGACGCCCAAGGGGCCGATTACTTCAAGATGGTCTTTGTGGTGAACATGGAGCTCTCCATGGGAACAGGAAAG ATTGCTGCCCAGGTAGGCCATGCAGCAATTGGCCTTTTCCAGCTGATGCAGGAGAAATCTACTCAGAAGGACATGACTGCCCAGTGGGAGGAGCACGG AGCAAAGAAAGTGGTACTTCAGGGATCCAGCACTGACCAGTTGCTAGAGATGCACGCCTTGGCTTTGAGCTTGGAACTGCCAACATACTTAGTACAAGATGCAGGGAGGACTCAG GTTCCGACTGGGTCCCATACAGTCCTTGCCATTATGGGAGAAGAAGAGATGGTGAATATGGTGACGGGGAAGCTAAAACTGCTCAACTGA